In one Sphingomonas hankookensis genomic region, the following are encoded:
- the uvrC gene encoding excinuclease ABC subunit UvrC, producing MSETPNAPNRFHEDKASFTVRGSDAPDIDAGVAAIRNVLATLPARPGVYRMQDARGEVLYVGKARALKNRVANYTQVSRLTKRLQRMVAQTRSMTIVTTNNEAEALLLEAQLIKRYRPPYNVLLRDDKSFPFILLRADHEFPRIQKHRGARRAKGNYYGPFASAGSVTQTLNALQKLFLLRSCTDGFFKTRDRPCLLYQIKRCSAPCVGRIDQAAYAELIADAKDFLAGKSTKVQAKLGTQMQAAAEAMDFELAAVLRDRLKALTFIQGSQAINADGVGDADIFAMACREGTIGIQAFFIRGGQNWGHRSFFPAHTNDVPEDEVMAAFLMQFYEEVPPPRNVFVDRDLAEAPVLAEAMAERAGFKVALSVPQRGVRRRLLDQAKRNAEEALERRNAESTTQAKLLREVADLFELEGPPDRIEVYDNSHIQGTNALGAMVVAGPEGFRKGQYRKFNIKQAQTNDDFAMMKEVLTRRFARAQEENPDRETDRDGNGWPDLVLIDGGKGQLSAAKAVLEDLGIEDVCMVGVAKGPHHGREGREVFHLMDGRELTLPVNSPVLFYLQRLRDEVHRFVIGAHRDKRAKAMGASPLDDVPGIGPARKKALLMHFGTARAVRNASLEDLQKAPGVSKAMAQGVYDFFHAR from the coding sequence ATGTCGGAAACGCCCAACGCTCCCAACCGCTTCCACGAGGACAAGGCCAGCTTCACCGTGCGCGGGTCGGACGCGCCGGATATCGACGCCGGCGTCGCCGCGATCCGCAACGTGCTGGCGACGCTGCCCGCGCGGCCCGGCGTGTACCGGATGCAGGATGCGCGCGGCGAGGTGCTGTATGTCGGCAAGGCGCGCGCGCTCAAGAACCGTGTCGCCAACTATACGCAGGTGTCGCGCCTGACGAAGCGGTTGCAGCGCATGGTCGCGCAGACCCGGTCGATGACGATCGTCACGACCAATAACGAGGCGGAGGCGCTGCTGCTCGAAGCGCAGCTCATCAAGCGCTATCGCCCGCCGTACAACGTGCTGCTGCGCGACGATAAGTCGTTCCCGTTCATCCTGCTGCGCGCCGATCATGAATTTCCGCGCATTCAGAAGCATCGCGGCGCGCGGCGGGCGAAGGGTAACTACTATGGCCCATTCGCGTCCGCCGGATCGGTGACGCAGACGCTGAACGCGTTGCAGAAGCTGTTCCTGCTGCGCTCCTGCACCGACGGCTTCTTCAAGACCCGCGACCGGCCGTGCCTGCTGTACCAGATCAAGCGCTGCTCGGCGCCGTGCGTTGGGCGGATCGATCAGGCCGCCTATGCCGAGCTGATTGCGGACGCGAAGGACTTCCTCGCCGGCAAGTCGACCAAGGTGCAGGCGAAGCTGGGCACGCAGATGCAGGCGGCGGCGGAGGCGATGGACTTCGAACTGGCCGCCGTGCTGCGCGACCGGTTGAAGGCGCTGACCTTCATCCAGGGTTCGCAGGCGATCAACGCGGACGGCGTCGGCGATGCCGATATCTTCGCCATGGCCTGTCGTGAGGGGACGATCGGCATCCAGGCCTTCTTCATCCGCGGCGGCCAGAATTGGGGCCATCGCAGCTTCTTCCCCGCGCACACCAACGACGTGCCCGAGGACGAGGTCATGGCCGCCTTCCTGATGCAATTCTACGAAGAGGTGCCGCCGCCGCGCAACGTGTTCGTCGACCGCGACCTGGCCGAAGCGCCGGTGCTGGCCGAGGCGATGGCCGAACGCGCCGGGTTCAAGGTCGCGCTATCGGTGCCGCAGCGCGGTGTCCGCCGCCGGCTGCTCGACCAGGCCAAGCGCAATGCGGAGGAGGCGCTGGAGCGCCGAAACGCGGAATCGACGACGCAGGCGAAGCTGCTGCGCGAGGTCGCCGACCTGTTCGAGTTGGAAGGGCCGCCCGACCGGATCGAGGTGTACGACAACAGCCATATCCAGGGCACCAATGCGCTGGGCGCGATGGTCGTCGCCGGGCCGGAGGGGTTCCGCAAGGGGCAGTATCGCAAGTTCAACATCAAGCAGGCGCAGACCAACGACGACTTCGCGATGATGAAGGAGGTGCTGACCCGCCGCTTCGCCCGTGCGCAGGAGGAAAATCCGGATCGCGAGACCGACCGCGACGGCAATGGCTGGCCCGACCTCGTCCTGATTGACGGCGGCAAGGGCCAGTTGAGCGCGGCCAAGGCGGTGCTGGAGGACCTCGGCATCGAGGATGTCTGCATGGTCGGCGTGGCGAAGGGGCCGCATCATGGCCGCGAGGGGCGCGAGGTGTTTCACCTGATGGACGGGCGCGAACTGACGCTGCCGGTCAATTCACCGGTGCTGTTCTACCTCCAGCGGCTGCGCGACGAGGTTCACCGCTTCGTCATCGGCGCACACCGCGACAAGCGGGCCAAGGCGATGGGGGCCAGTCCGCTCGACGACGTGCCCGGCATCGGCCCGGCGCGGAAGAAGGCGTTGCTGATGCACTTCGGCACCGCCCGCGCGGTGCGCAACGCCAGTCTGGAGGACCTGCAAAAGGCGCCAGGGGTGAGCAAGGCAATGGCACAGGGGGTCTATGACTTCTTCCACGCCCGGTAA
- a CDS encoding type II toxin-antitoxin system CcdA family antitoxin encodes MTSSTPGKVAIDPALFERARAAGVDVAATCHAALLRAIEEATHARLRAETATAIAEWNDWAGSPEYPPSPRP; translated from the coding sequence ATGACTTCTTCCACGCCCGGTAAGGTCGCAATCGATCCCGCGCTGTTCGAACGGGCACGGGCCGCTGGCGTCGACGTCGCCGCGACCTGCCACGCGGCGTTGCTCCGCGCGATCGAGGAGGCGACGCACGCCCGGCTGCGCGCGGAAACGGCGACCGCGATCGCCGAATGGAACGATTGGGCCGGGTCGCCCGAATATCCCCCGTCACCCCGGCCTTGA
- a CDS encoding GGDEF domain-containing protein: MFDLPDLATLRQCSILCSAAYTVVFFSMAGRRAWYLYWGWGSGSYCAALVLAALVGEPVPLMIQPLFDGVLALSMALVLGGVRRFDGQRGIALWMWGVIAATAIIPTIVTLVFGTAPVASAMWSLVGAGCAFAFAMPLVRNRATDGTARPRRIAGAMLLIYVPIYLTGAIGALVPQAIGAHLAMVPFLADQLLFGAANLTLLWIPASHSQQQLRDMALRDPLTGVWNRAALAAGAAELLVPGRVALLIDVDRFKAINDRHGHGVGDRVLVAIATGLQRSVGGDFVARLGGDEFLVVTSAADPLIAAEQIRLRAGRGEPGLPAWTLSIGAARIEAGDRSIDDVIQRADLLMYRAKDLGRTPAAA, translated from the coding sequence ATGTTCGATCTTCCCGACCTGGCGACGCTGCGCCAATGCAGCATCCTGTGCAGTGCCGCCTATACCGTGGTGTTCTTTTCCATGGCCGGGCGCCGCGCATGGTATCTGTATTGGGGCTGGGGATCGGGCAGCTATTGCGCGGCGCTGGTGCTGGCCGCGCTGGTCGGGGAACCCGTCCCGCTGATGATCCAGCCGTTGTTCGACGGTGTCCTCGCCCTGTCGATGGCGCTGGTGCTGGGCGGCGTGCGGCGCTTCGACGGACAGCGCGGCATCGCGCTGTGGATGTGGGGCGTGATCGCGGCGACCGCGATCATCCCGACCATCGTGACCCTGGTGTTCGGGACGGCGCCCGTCGCATCGGCGATGTGGTCGCTGGTCGGTGCCGGATGCGCGTTTGCCTTTGCCATGCCGCTCGTCCGCAATCGCGCGACCGATGGGACGGCGCGGCCGCGGCGGATCGCCGGGGCGATGCTGCTCATCTATGTTCCGATCTACCTGACCGGCGCGATCGGCGCGCTGGTGCCGCAGGCGATCGGCGCGCATCTGGCGATGGTGCCGTTCCTCGCCGATCAGCTGCTGTTCGGTGCAGCCAATCTGACGCTGTTGTGGATTCCGGCATCGCATTCGCAGCAGCAGCTGCGCGACATGGCGCTGCGTGATCCGCTGACCGGCGTGTGGAACCGCGCCGCGCTGGCGGCGGGCGCGGCCGAGCTGCTGGTGCCGGGGCGGGTCGCGCTGCTGATCGATGTCGACCGGTTCAAGGCGATCAACGACCGCCATGGCCACGGCGTCGGCGACCGGGTGCTGGTCGCGATCGCGACCGGCCTGCAACGCAGCGTCGGCGGCGATTTCGTCGCGCGGCTGGGCGGGGACGAGTTTCTGGTCGTCACCAGCGCCGCCGATCCGCTGATCGCCGCCGAACAGATCCGCCTGCGCGCCGGTCGCGGCGAGCCGGGGCTGCCGGCCTGGACGCTCAGCATCGGCGCGGCGCGGATCGAGGCCGGCGACCGATCGATCGACGACGTGATCCAGCGCGCCGACCTGCTGATGTACCGCGCCAAGGATTTGGGCCGCACGCCCGCCGCGGCATGA